A window from Citrus sinensis cultivar Valencia sweet orange chromosome 3, DVS_A1.0, whole genome shotgun sequence encodes these proteins:
- the LOC102606877 gene encoding non-specific lipid transfer protein GPI-anchored 5 has product MASRGLEMGIVLVLVAMLCGGAKGQMVCTGALTSLAPCLNYVSGNSSNPSPSCCSQLRSVVQSSPQCLCSVLNGGVPSLGITINQTLALSLPRACQVQTPPISQCKAANGPATSPASSPASSPASSPTDSSGETPEPDITPSASVAPSGNGSKTVPTTGGTSDGSIVRAPFNFVLLLIFIASRASTIINF; this is encoded by the exons ATGGCTTCAAGAGGGCTTGAAATGGGTATAGTCCTGGTCCTCGTGGCCATGCTATGTGGTGGAGCCAAGGGTCAGATGGTTTGCACCGGCGCGCTCACGAGCTTGGCTCCCTGCCTAAACTACGTTTCAGGAAATTCATCAAATCCATCACCTTCATGCTGCTCGCAGCTACGCAGTGTTGTTCAATCATCACCGCAATGTCTCTGCTCTGTTCTCAACGGTGGGGTTCCTTCTTTAGGCATCACTATAAACCAAActcttgctctctctctccctcgtGCTTGTCAAGTCCAAACTCCACCAATTAGCCAGTGTAAAG CTGCCAATGGACCAGCAACCTCGCCTGCAAGTTCGCCGGCAAGTTCCCCTGCAAGTTCACCTACAGATTCTTCAGGCGAAACACCTGAGCCTGATATCACACCATCAGCATCAGTTGCACCTTCAG GAAATGGGTCTAAAACAGTTCCAACAACAGGAGGGACTTCAGATGGAAGCATTGTTAGAGCACCCTTCAATTTTGTTCTCTTGCTTATCTTCATCGCATCACGTGCTTCGACTATTATCAACTTCTGA
- the LOC102631473 gene encoding non-specific lipid transfer protein GPI-anchored 16-like has translation MEGLKTFHLFALLLATLSVISVNGQLTTPCTTSMISSFTPCLNFITGSTSNGVTTPTQNCCDSLKSLMSTSMDCACLVITANVPLQLPINRTLSLSLPRACNMGGVPVQCKASGTPLPAPGPAALFGPAPAPIADSPLSPRASKAVAPAAETDTTEDLTPASPPVESDAPTSPGISPALTPPPSPSASRRSCIPPPSLLLFFVGISNFKRYY, from the exons ATGGAAGGATTGAAAACTTTCCATCTCTTTGCATTATTATTAGCAACTCTTTCGGTCATTTCGGTAAATGGTCAATTAACTACACCATGCACAACATCAATGATCTCCAGCTTCACACCATGCCTAAATTTCATCACTGGAAGTACTTCAAATGGCGTCACAACACCAACTCAGAACTGTTGCGATTCATTAAAATCGCTTATGAGCACTAGCATGGACTGTGCTTGTCTTGTGATAACTGCCAATGTCCCGCTTCAACTGCCTATTAACCGAACCTTATCACTCTCTCTGCCAAGAGCATGTAACATGGGTGGAGTGCCAGTGCAATGCAAAG CCTCTGGCACTCCTCTACCTGCTCCAG GCCCTGCTGCTTTGTTCGGGCCAGCTCCTGCACCTATAGCTGATTCTCCTCTTAGTCCAAGAG CTTCCAAAGCAGTTGCCCCAGCAGCGGAGACCGATACAACTGAGGATTTGACACCTGCATCTCCACCAGTGGAATCAGATGCTCCCACAAGCCCAGGGATCAGTCCAGCGCTCACACCACCGCCATCACCATCAGCCTCCAGACGATCTTGCATTCCCCCACCATCCCTCTTACTCTTCTTTGTTGGAATAAGTAATTTCAAgagatattattaa
- the LOC102607157 gene encoding non-specific lipid transfer protein GPI-anchored 5-like, giving the protein MRLQTVLIAVIVAAAFCGGDVAAQSSDCNNVLISMSPCLDYITGNSSRPSSSCCSELSNTVKSQPQCLCEVIKGGGSSASSLGINVNQTQAMALPSACNVQTPPVSRCNAASPNSPSGNGSKTVPSTNRVDSSNATKLTFSLLFFWLFVASYTSSFSAV; this is encoded by the exons ATGAGGCTTCAGACAGTGTTGATTGCTGTGATTGTGGCAGCGGCATTTTGTGGAGGAGACGTTGCGGCACAATCATCAGACTGCAACAACGTGCTAATTAGCATGTCCCCGTGCCTGGACTACATAACAGGGAATTCATCGCGGCCATCTTCTTCGTGTTGTTCGGAGTTGAGCAACACTGTCAAGTCGCAGCCTCAGTGCTTATGTGAAGTTATTAAAGGTGGTGGATCATCGGCGTCTTCACTTGGCATCAACGTTAATCAGACTCAAGCCATGGCTCTCCCCAGTGCTTGCAATGTTCAGACTCCTCCTGTCAGCCGCTGCAATG CTGCTTCTCCGAATTCTCCTTCAGGAAATGGATCGAAGACAGTGCCGTCGACCAATCGTGTGGACTCATCAAATGCTACCAAGCTCACATTTTCTCTACTCTTCTTTTGGCTCTTTGTTGCGTCTTACACTTCATCTTTCAGCGCCGTATAA
- the LOC102607455 gene encoding F-box/kelch-repeat protein SKIP30: protein MSELIEGLPDAVALRCLARVPFFLHPKLELVSRSWRAAIRSPELFKARQEVGSSENLLCVCAFDPENLWQLYDPLRDLWITLPVLPSKIRHLAHFGVVSTAGKLFVLGGGSDAVDPLTGDQDGSFATNEVWSYDPVTRQWSPRASMLVPRAMFACCALKEKIVVAGGFTSCRKSISQAEMYDPEKDVWVPIPDLHRTHNSACTGVVIGGKVHVLHKGLSTVQVLDHMGLGWTVEDYGWLQGPMAIVHDSVYLMSHGLIIKQHRDVRKVVASASEFRRRIGFAMIGMGDDIYVIGGVIGPDRWNWDIKPMSDVDVLTVGAERPTWRQVSPMTRCRGTILGCTQLRI from the coding sequence ATGTCTGAACTGATCGAAGGTCTCCCGGACGCTGTTGCCCTCAGGTGCCTTGCTCGGGTTCCCTTCTTCCTACATCCTAAGTTGGAGCTTGTTTCTCGTTCCTGGAGAGCTGCTATTCGTAGCCCTGAGCTGTTTAAAGCCCGACAGGAGGTTGGTTCATCAGAGAATTTACTATGCGTGTGTGCTTTTGATCCTGAGAATTTATGGCAGCTTTATGACCCTCTCAGAGACCTTTGGATTACTCTTCCTGTTCTTCCCTCAAAAATTAGGCACCTTGCTCACTTTGGTGTTGTCTCCACTGCTGGAAAACTGTTTGTACTTGGTGGTGGCAGTGATGCTGTTGACCCATTGACTGGGGACCAAGATGGAAGCTTCGCTACCAATGAGGTCTGGTCATATGACCCGGTAACACGTCAGTGGTCTCCACGTGCATCCATGCTTGTGCCTCGTGCTATGTTTGCATGCTGCGCattgaaggaaaaaattgTTGTCGCAGGTGGTTTCACCAGTTGCCGGAAGTCAATTTCTCAAGCAGAAATGTATGATCCTGAGAAGGATGTCTGGGTCCCAATTCCTGATCTCCATCGCACTCATAATTCAGCATGCACAGGAGTGGTTATTGGAGGAAAGGTGCATGTCTTGCACAAAGGGCTGTCAACCGTACAAGTGTTAGATCATATGGGTCTCGGGTGGACAGTTGAAGATTATGGTTGGCTCCAGGGTCCAATGGCCATTGTTCATGATTCTGTCTACTTGATGAGTCATGGACTTATTATCAAACAACACAGGGATGTGAGGAAGGTTGTGGCTTCGGCATCTGAGTTTCGGAGGAGAATTGGATTTGCAATGATTGGTATGGGTGATGACATTTATGTAATTGGAGGGGTAATTGGCCCTGATAGGTGGAATTGGGATATCAAACCGATGTCTGATGTTGATGTCTTGACTGTTGGGGCTGAGAGACCAACTTGGCGTCAGGTCTCTCCAATGACACGGTGTCGTGGAACAATTCTTGGGTGTACGCAGCTAAGAATTTAG
- the LOC102619407 gene encoding non-specific lipid transfer protein GPI-anchored 5-like produces the protein MAPKHIELCLVLVLVTMLFHGAVAQSGCTTVLVGLAPCLNYITGNSSTPSSSCCSQLASVVQSQPRCLCSVLNSGGSSLGIAINQSQALALPGACNVQTPPASQCNTVNGPASSPVSPPADSSDEMPETPTSPPMPSIPSGSGSKTVPTADGSSSSGSIITMPLHFTVFILFLASCFSSAIKI, from the exons ATGGCTCCAAAGCATATTGAATTGTGTCTAGTCCTGGTCCTGGTGACAATGCTTTTCCATGGGGCGGTAGCTCAATCAGGTTGCACAACCGTGCTCGTGGGATTAGCCCCATGCCTGAATTACATTACTGGAAATTCTTCAACGCCATCATCATCTTGCTGCTCGCAGCTCGCTAGCGTTGTTCAATCACAGCCACGGTGCTTGTGCTCAGTGCTCAATTCCGGTGGCTCATCGCTGGGTATTGCCATTAACCAATCTCAAGCTCTGGCTCTCCCTGGAGCTTGTAATGTGCAAACGCCACCAGCAAGCCAGTGTAATA CTGTTAACGGTCCAGCAAGTTCTCCGGTGAGTCCTCCAGCCGATTCTTCAGATGAAATGCCGGAAACACCAACTTCACCACCAATGCCAAGCATCCCTTCAG GAAGTGGGTCTAAAACAGTACCCACAGCTGATGGGAGCTCATCCAGCGGAAGCATTATCACAATGCCACTTCATTTCACAGTCTTCATTCTTTTCTTGGCATCCTGCTTCTCCAGTGCcatcaaaatttga